A window of Gadus chalcogrammus isolate NIFS_2021 chromosome 2, NIFS_Gcha_1.0, whole genome shotgun sequence genomic DNA:
GTGGTTGACACTTGGTCGTGTTGTTGATGTCCAGTCAAAGGGTATTGATGACCAGTTGAAGCATGACTAGAAGGTTCTGGATGTGTTGCCAACACGTCTCAAACGGACCTTTTAATATAACGTTAACCTTGATCCCCTTTTCCTCTGTGGGGCTTGAGGCATGAGTATCACCATTGGTCAGACTGTAAATACGTCTTGAAACAAACGTTTTCCTTGCCGCTAGTCAAACAAAAGTGTCTCGCAGTAAATACAGTCGAGTCATCTCACTTCGTATCCAAGACCGTGTTTTTATCCCAGACTTATAAGGCATGAGTCATGCCAGATGTCGTTATAAACCAATATATAATGTATGAATATCATTGAGAAATAATAAGCTAAAGTCGATTTCATATTTAACTTGCAGTCATCATCTGACAGCTAGACAAGCTTCCCTGGGATAACTGTCAACTTATGTAGCTGACATAGCTATTGTTTTGATTAAGGTAATCAAGCATTTATCTTAAGAAATATAACATGGAAATAACCGATACATTCGAATTTTGTTAATTACCCAAGAGTAAATTACAAATCATATGTACTGGATTCAGTGTCAGAGAAGCACTTTCTCATCTGATTTACCTTACATTTAACAAATCAGTGAATGTGTCCGTCAGCACAATCTAAAATACAATAGATAGCATGAGTTAAAGAATTCTAGGGCAGCAAAAGCTTATCTCTGATAAGGTAAGTCAATAGCGCAATCACATCAGAATGCTTCATTggatttattgttgtttatacTCCTATATTGTAACCTAGGCAAATTAAAAGAAAACGCTTTGCCATGTCTTGTGTGAGAAATGCTGTGGCAGTTTGTGGTTTTCTTCCCTTAACGACAAATCATTTCACGATTAATAACAAAACAATGACCAATTACTACTAACATATGAACTTACATTCCAATGCTCCTATGCTTCTAAAATGGGTCGGTCATTGCAATGTGAATTCATGATGTACATGATACTTACCTAACCTAAAATTCAAGAGTCTGCAACGGTTACCTAATATAAACAATACATTTACCTAATATTTTTTCGCACAATGTAGAAAGTAGCCTTTTCACATTTGGCTATTGCCACCCACTTGTACATCCTAATAATATTGTTATGCAGGCTCATTAGTTGTAACTGTAACCTTGTAAATTCAGTTAGTAAACTGGCAACTTACCAATATGAATACATAATATACAGTAACACTGGCAAGTAGTGGCAAATGTGATTGCCTTATTTTGTCAAATCTTAATATGCACCTGGACCATTGTCATATGTTTTCCTATCAGAAAATCAAGAAGTAACAATGGAAGCTGAGGTAAAGCCAGAAGACGCTGAGGCGTTGTGTGAAAGTGCTGAAAAGGTTGACTCAGACAGCGTGTCCCAGACGGAGGAAGGAAACTCCACGACTCAGGACTCGAGTATTATCAACGGAGACAACGCAGACAGTGAACAGGAGATGGTGGACCTGAAGATCATTTGGAACAAGATTAAGTACGACCTGAAAATTCCTCTGGATAGCTCTGGAGCCAAGCTGAAAGAGGCGATCCATTCACTTACTGGTAAGTGATCGGGGCGAGCATCCAATAGCTCGAGTTGCAGCCCGAGAACGTAGTTTGTCATTACCCTAGGAAATGGATATAGACCCATTGCCACTTCCTTCCCATTACCAGGTCTTCCCCCTGCAATGCAGAAAGTCATGTACAAGGGATTGCTTCCAGAGGACAAGACGCTTCGCGAGATCAAAATTACAAACGGTGCAAAAGTAATGGTGGTAGGATCCACAATGAACGACGTTCTAGCGGTGAACACGCCCAAAGAGGTAATTCAGCAGGAAGTCAAGgctgaagaaaacaaaaaagaacctcTATGCAGTCAAAAGGTAAGGCTCGTTCCTCTCAACGCACCAACAACAATAATGGACGATCACACTGGGATGCTTAACTGGTAtgattgttgttatttttttagcaACACAGGAAGGTACTAGACAAAGGTAAACCAGATGACATAATGCCAGCTGTTAAAGGGACAAAGGTAAGGGGGGAAAATAACATCATCACTGTGTATTTGCAAGTGAAATTAATTTTCCTCTGAATCCATAATGTACCACCAGTAGTATCtctttttcatttgtttgtacACTAATGACCAGCAAGAGTTTTCTCGTTTGTCGAAACAGGAACGTTTGCCCACAGTGCCTTTAGCCGGGATGTATAACAAATCCGGGGGGAAAGTTCGACTCACTTTTAAACTCGAGCAGGATCAGTTGTGGATCGGAACCAAGGGTGAGATTACGGCTACTTTGAATGTTTCACGTTGCTGCGGTACAAACTGATGTGTACTGACGTCTATACATGTGGACCGGTTTCCTCTAAACAATGATTGTCTCATCTACAGAGAGGACGGAGAAGGTACCCATGGGCTCCATAAAGAATGTAGTGACTGAATCTATCGAAGGCCATGATGGCTATCACATGATGGTAACCGCCCTACCGCCACCCGTCTCTTGAAGTTTTCATTTTACGAGAAGTATAATGAATAAACGCATGCAGGCAAGGGATACACATCGAGGCATgtttcccccccaaaaaaaaaattgcctctTGTTTCAAAATGAAATAACAAATGATGCAAATATTGTCCGCTATAATTATAAAATTTAATTTATAGTTTATATTTTATAGTTGTTAAAATATTCCCTTTTGAATCCACATAATCATATTACAGTAAATGCTCCCTACTGTTTGAGTCTTTGTATAACATTTCTTGTGTAAGGTTTGATGCTCTGCAGAATAGCCTTCGGTGCCACTAAATGTTATCTTCACAGATTAGTTTTGACATACAAGCAGCCTGCATCTTGGATGTTTTGCATCTTGAATCATGGAGGAAAGACATTTCCAtcctttattttacatttataccaACTGTTACCAGCATGCGTGGCCAGTAAATGCTTTTTGTGTGCTAGTTACActacttttttctttctttccattttAAGGCATTCCAGCTGGGTCCGACAGAAGCTTCTCAGTATTGGATCTACTGGGTGCCTTCACAGTTTGTTGATGCAATCAAAGACACAGTCCTTGGAAAATGGCAGTATTTCTAATGTGCCTCTACTTTGACAATGTCAAACTGGGAATTGGATTTGGAAGACAAAGCCAAGCGAGAGCGGAGA
This region includes:
- the ubfd1 gene encoding ubiquitin domain-containing protein UBFD1, translating into MATQDENQEVTMEAEVKPEDAEALCESAEKVDSDSVSQTEEGNSTTQDSSIINGDNADSEQEMVDLKIIWNKIKYDLKIPLDSSGAKLKEAIHSLTGLPPAMQKVMYKGLLPEDKTLREIKITNGAKVMVVGSTMNDVLAVNTPKEVIQQEVKAEENKKEPLCSQKQHRKVLDKGKPDDIMPAVKGTKERLPTVPLAGMYNKSGGKVRLTFKLEQDQLWIGTKERTEKVPMGSIKNVVTESIEGHDGYHMMAFQLGPTEASQYWIYWVPSQFVDAIKDTVLGKWQYF